In one Lysobacter alkalisoli genomic region, the following are encoded:
- the recG gene encoding ATP-dependent DNA helicase RecG: MPTPNDGPAIAPDQPPLTALPGVGAKVAEKLAARGIESLQDLWLHLPRQYEDRTAITPIGALVPGMAAQVEGRVEAVERGFRYRPMLRVAIGDDSQATLVLRFFHFRSQQVNQFRVGARVRCYGTPRPGHHGLEIVHPSYRVLDEHADEALGERLDPVYPAIEGIGPASLRRMITAALERLPDEVALELLPAELRRQLHLPSLREALLTVHRPPPDTDLNALLAGTHPAQRRLAIEELLAHHLSLRRQRLAQQAHAAPVLKKGALAKRLQAALPFKLTGAQRRVFEQIRRDLALSRPMLRLVQGDVGSGKTVVAALAAMLAVESGKQAALMAPTELLAEQHLSNLRGWLEPLGVRVAWLAGKVTGKARTRVLEEVASGEAQVVVGTHALMQQGVGFHDLALAIVDEQHRFGVHQRLALRDKGAGGSIGEHAVVPHQLVMTATPIPRTLAMAAYADLDVSAIDELPPGRTPVQTVALSAGRRPELVERIRSACAEGRQAYWVCTLIDDSDEVVAQAAQTTYEELSAQLEGLRVGLVHGRMKATEKQAAMRAFKDGETDLLVATTVIEVGVDVPNASLMIIENAERLGLAQLHQLRGRVGRGRAASNCVLLYQPPLSKLARQRLETMRQTQDGFVIAEKDLELRGPGELLGTRQTGLAAFRVADLIRDADLLPRVHEIGERLMETSPELAARIVARWVGGAARYAAA; the protein is encoded by the coding sequence ATGCCGACACCCAATGATGGTCCCGCCATCGCCCCCGACCAGCCGCCGTTGACCGCCCTGCCCGGGGTGGGTGCGAAGGTGGCGGAAAAACTCGCGGCGCGCGGAATCGAGAGCCTGCAGGATCTGTGGTTGCACCTGCCGCGGCAGTATGAGGACCGCACTGCGATCACCCCGATCGGCGCGCTGGTGCCGGGCATGGCCGCGCAGGTCGAGGGGCGGGTCGAGGCGGTCGAGCGCGGTTTCCGTTACCGGCCGATGCTGCGGGTCGCGATTGGCGACGATTCGCAGGCGACGCTCGTCCTGCGCTTCTTCCATTTCCGCTCGCAGCAGGTCAACCAGTTCCGCGTCGGCGCGCGGGTGCGCTGCTACGGCACTCCGCGCCCCGGCCACCATGGACTGGAGATCGTGCATCCCAGCTATCGTGTCCTCGATGAGCACGCCGACGAGGCGCTCGGCGAGCGGCTCGACCCGGTCTACCCGGCGATCGAGGGCATCGGCCCGGCTTCGCTGCGGCGGATGATCACTGCCGCGCTCGAGCGCCTGCCGGACGAGGTGGCGCTGGAGCTGCTGCCGGCGGAACTGCGCCGGCAATTGCACCTGCCATCGCTGCGCGAGGCGCTGCTGACCGTGCACCGGCCGCCACCGGACACCGATCTCAACGCCCTGCTGGCCGGCACCCACCCGGCGCAGCGGCGGCTGGCGATCGAGGAATTGCTCGCCCACCACCTGAGCCTGCGCCGACAGCGGCTGGCGCAGCAGGCGCATGCGGCGCCGGTCTTGAAGAAGGGCGCGCTTGCGAAACGGCTGCAGGCGGCGTTGCCATTCAAGCTGACCGGCGCGCAGCGGCGTGTGTTCGAGCAGATCCGCAGGGACCTGGCCCTGTCGCGGCCGATGCTGCGGCTGGTGCAGGGCGATGTCGGCTCCGGCAAGACCGTGGTCGCGGCACTGGCGGCGATGCTCGCGGTCGAGTCCGGCAAACAGGCGGCGTTGATGGCACCGACCGAGCTGCTGGCCGAGCAGCACCTGTCGAACCTGCGGGGCTGGTTGGAGCCGCTGGGCGTGCGTGTGGCCTGGCTGGCCGGCAAGGTCACCGGCAAGGCGCGCACCAGGGTGCTGGAGGAAGTCGCTTCCGGTGAGGCGCAGGTGGTGGTCGGCACCCATGCTCTGATGCAGCAGGGGGTCGGGTTCCACGACCTGGCGCTGGCGATCGTCGACGAGCAGCACCGCTTCGGCGTCCACCAGCGCCTCGCCCTGCGCGACAAGGGGGCCGGCGGCAGTATCGGCGAGCATGCTGTTGTCCCGCATCAGTTGGTGATGACCGCGACCCCGATTCCGCGCACGCTGGCGATGGCGGCCTATGCCGACCTCGACGTGTCCGCGATCGATGAACTGCCGCCGGGCCGCACGCCGGTGCAGACGGTCGCACTCAGCGCCGGGCGCCGGCCCGAGCTGGTCGAACGCATTCGTTCGGCCTGCGCCGAGGGCCGGCAGGCGTACTGGGTCTGCACTCTGATCGATGACAGCGATGAAGTCGTTGCCCAGGCCGCGCAGACGACGTACGAGGAGTTGTCTGCGCAGCTCGAAGGGCTGCGCGTGGGTCTCGTCCACGGTCGGATGAAGGCGACGGAAAAGCAGGCCGCGATGCGCGCGTTCAAGGACGGCGAAACCGATCTGCTGGTCGCGACCACCGTGATCGAGGTCGGCGTCGACGTGCCCAATGCCTCGTTGATGATCATCGAGAATGCCGAGCGTCTCGGCCTCGCCCAGCTGCATCAGCTGCGTGGCCGGGTCGGGCGGGGTCGAGCGGCCTCCAACTGCGTGCTGCTGTACCAGCCGCCGCTGTCGAAACTGGCCAGGCAGCGGCTGGAAACGATGCGCCAGACCCAGGACGGCTTCGTCATCGCCGAGAAGGATCTGGAACTGCGCGGCCCGGGCGAACTGCTCGGCACCCGCCAGACCGGGCTGGCCGCGTTCCGCGTCGCCGACCTGATCCGCGATGCGGATCTGTTGCCGCGCGTGCATGAGATCGGCGAGCGGCTGATGGAAACTTCGCCGGAACTGGCCGCACGCATCGTCGCGCGCTGGGTCGGCGGCGCGGCGCGCTACGCGGCGGCGTGA
- a CDS encoding N(4)-(beta-N-acetylglucosaminyl)-L-asparaginase, with the protein MDRRRFLQGAALGAGVLSLPQAALARSGSSGARVVSTWDFGVGANAAAWKVLGAGGNALDAVEAGARWAEADLCNPTVGRCGNPDRDGVLTLDASIMDGDGRCGAVAALEDILHPVSVARAVMEKTPHVMLVGQGAQQFALAQGFEKTPLLTDEARQAWREWLKTSKYDPRINVEREQRFKDQLPGDKSNHDTLGILAIDAGGKLAGACTTSGMAWKMHGRVGDSPIVGAGLYVDNEVGAATASGVGEEMIRNAASFLVVELMRQGRSPEEACREAIERVVRKRPEASKRLQVCFLAMNKSGEVGAFALHEGFVYAAHDGGAGPHDTLHEAGAVYTPPPA; encoded by the coding sequence ATGGATCGTCGACGGTTTCTGCAGGGTGCCGCACTGGGGGCTGGGGTGTTGTCATTGCCGCAGGCTGCATTGGCGCGAAGTGGTAGCAGCGGTGCACGGGTGGTTTCGACATGGGACTTCGGCGTCGGCGCCAATGCGGCGGCGTGGAAGGTGCTTGGCGCCGGTGGCAACGCACTAGATGCCGTGGAGGCCGGCGCGCGCTGGGCCGAGGCCGACCTGTGCAACCCCACCGTCGGCCGCTGCGGCAACCCCGACCGCGACGGCGTGCTGACCCTCGATGCCAGCATCATGGACGGCGATGGCCGCTGCGGCGCAGTTGCCGCGCTGGAGGACATCCTGCACCCGGTCTCGGTCGCGCGTGCGGTAATGGAGAAGACCCCGCACGTGATGCTGGTCGGACAGGGGGCGCAGCAGTTCGCGCTCGCACAGGGCTTCGAGAAGACGCCGCTGCTGACCGATGAGGCACGCCAGGCCTGGCGCGAGTGGCTGAAGACATCGAAATACGACCCGCGGATCAATGTCGAACGCGAGCAGCGGTTCAAGGACCAGCTCCCCGGCGACAAGAGCAACCACGACACCCTCGGCATCCTTGCCATCGACGCCGGCGGCAAACTCGCCGGCGCCTGCACCACCAGCGGCATGGCCTGGAAGATGCATGGCCGGGTCGGCGACAGTCCGATCGTCGGCGCCGGCCTGTACGTCGACAACGAGGTTGGCGCCGCCACCGCCTCGGGCGTCGGCGAGGAGATGATCCGCAACGCTGCCAGCTTCCTGGTCGTCGAACTGATGCGCCAGGGCCGTTCGCCGGAAGAGGCATGTCGCGAGGCGATCGAACGGGTGGTGCGCAAGCGGCCGGAGGCGAGCAAGCGGTTGCAAGTCTGCTTCCTGGCGATGAACAAGAGCGGTGAAGTTGGCGCGTTCGCCCTGCACGAGGGCTTCGTCTACGCCGCTCACGATGGCGGCGCCGGCCCGCACGATACCCTGCACGAGGCCGGTGCGGTCTACACGCCGCCGCCGGCATGA
- a CDS encoding copper homeostasis protein CutC, with translation MSAPLLEIAANSLASALAAQDGGADRVELCENLGEGGCTPSFGTIAVARDKLSIPLYVLIRPRGGDFLYDDFEREVMLRDIETCVRLGCDGVVIGAMDADGEVDKDTCHALVEAAGPLGITFHRALDTARDRSRALEAAIQLGCERVLTSGGQANALAGAATIATLVRQAAGRIKVMAGAGVTPDNLGLLRERSNADEFHASAGAMRCSAMRHRTTGLPGLEPDWRQSDRDRVAALRAALHDD, from the coding sequence ATGAGCGCGCCGTTGCTGGAGATCGCGGCGAACTCGCTGGCCTCGGCGCTGGCCGCGCAGGACGGTGGTGCCGATCGCGTCGAGTTGTGCGAGAACCTCGGCGAAGGCGGTTGCACGCCGTCCTTCGGCACCATCGCGGTCGCGCGCGACAAGTTGAGCATCCCGCTGTACGTGCTGATCCGCCCGCGCGGCGGTGATTTTCTCTACGACGACTTCGAGCGTGAGGTGATGCTGCGCGACATCGAAACCTGCGTACGGTTGGGCTGCGACGGCGTGGTGATCGGCGCGATGGATGCCGACGGCGAGGTCGACAAGGACACCTGCCACGCACTGGTCGAAGCGGCCGGCCCGCTCGGGATCACCTTCCATCGCGCGCTCGACACTGCGCGCGACCGGTCGCGCGCCCTGGAAGCGGCGATCCAGCTCGGTTGCGAACGGGTGCTGACCTCGGGTGGGCAGGCGAACGCGCTGGCCGGCGCCGCGACCATCGCCACGCTGGTCCGGCAGGCGGCGGGGCGGATCAAGGTAATGGCCGGCGCCGGCGTCACTCCCGACAACCTCGGGTTGCTGCGGGAGCGCAGCAATGCCGATGAGTTCCATGCCTCGGCCGGGGCGATGCGGTGCTCGGCGATGCGCCACCGTACTACCGGCTTACCCGGACTGGAACCGGACTGGCGGCAGAGCGACCGCGACAGGGTCGCGGCGCTGCGGGCCGCCTTGCACGATGATTGA
- a CDS encoding beta-mannosidase: MPNASRRARLIPCLIAGLSLAISSAVAIASPPAELSLHEGWQFRLVPGDEQAEGRAQATEWRAATVPGTVHTDLLAHGLIPDPYVGAPEAGLQWIGLADWEYRTEFDVPADVLDDARSDLVFEGLDTFAEVHLNGEKILDANNFFRTWRVPVQGKLHETGNELRVVLHSPINRMLPQVQAMPHKIAGNYPSPYGDEPRDAMTANFVRKPGYHYGWDWGPRYVTAGVWKPVKLQSWNAVRIDDLHIRQDTITAERAELVVHVGLDAARAGTYELRLWQTTPDGKRKRVARQRIEVTEGSNTITVPLQVDEPRRWFPVGYGAQPLYRFEAEVLDGRRTVASASRRTGLRSVELRLDPDETGRSFYFEINGIPVFAKGANFIPFDMFEPRVSEAQLRRVLQSAVDANMNMVRGWGGGYYPSDTFFDIADELGLLIWQDFMFGGGMQPAYDPEFRANVVAEARDQVRRIRNHPSVVLWCGNNEEEIAWKNWGHGKTLKEADPVFAGKVWDGYVQLFGHDLRQVVAEEAGGIAYWSSSPSDDLAEVADIPTGGNMHYWQIWGNQALPPVAYLDITPRFMAEYGLQGWPVQRTIDAFARREEQGIDTPVIEAHQKFMAGKGNERLLHYVRMEFGEPKDFDDFVYLSQVTQAEGIELAALHHRRSRPYTMGTLYWQLNDVWPGASWSSMDWFGRWKALHFHARRFFAPVAVSALRKDAETRVHLLSDRTHESQGELRMRVIGLDGNVLRDERQSVTLPPLSSTLVAHYADTELLGGADPATTAVVFDLEVEGEPPSRRVVWFSAAKEIDWSTPDLQTELNLDGDGYVLTLRSKSIARAVWIDFGDLDVELADNALTLLPGEAMTVRMTSAASLDALHSALSVRSLADAVR, from the coding sequence ATGCCCAACGCTTCCCGCCGCGCGCGGCTGATTCCATGCCTGATCGCCGGACTTTCCCTTGCGATATCGAGCGCGGTGGCCATCGCCAGCCCGCCCGCCGAACTCAGCCTGCACGAGGGCTGGCAGTTCCGCCTGGTTCCCGGCGACGAGCAGGCCGAGGGACGCGCACAAGCCACCGAATGGCGCGCGGCCACCGTGCCGGGCACGGTCCATACCGACCTGCTCGCGCACGGGCTTATTCCCGACCCCTACGTCGGCGCACCCGAAGCCGGCCTGCAATGGATCGGGCTGGCCGACTGGGAGTACCGGACCGAATTCGATGTCCCCGCCGACGTGCTCGATGATGCGCGCAGCGATTTGGTGTTCGAAGGCCTCGACACCTTCGCCGAGGTTCATCTCAACGGCGAGAAGATCCTCGACGCCAACAACTTCTTCCGCACCTGGCGCGTGCCGGTGCAGGGCAAGCTGCATGAGACCGGCAACGAACTGCGCGTGGTACTGCATTCACCGATCAACCGGATGCTGCCGCAGGTGCAGGCGATGCCGCACAAGATCGCCGGCAACTACCCCTCGCCGTATGGCGACGAGCCGCGCGATGCGATGACCGCCAACTTCGTTCGCAAGCCCGGTTACCACTATGGCTGGGATTGGGGCCCCCGCTACGTCACCGCCGGAGTGTGGAAGCCGGTGAAGCTGCAGAGCTGGAACGCGGTGCGGATCGACGACCTGCACATCCGCCAGGACACGATCACCGCCGAGCGCGCCGAACTGGTCGTGCACGTCGGCCTCGATGCCGCTCGCGCCGGCACCTACGAATTACGCTTGTGGCAGACCACGCCCGACGGCAAGCGCAAGCGCGTCGCCCGGCAGCGCATCGAAGTCACCGAAGGCAGCAACACCATCACCGTGCCGTTGCAGGTCGACGAGCCTCGGCGCTGGTTCCCGGTCGGCTACGGCGCGCAGCCGCTGTACCGCTTCGAGGCGGAAGTGCTGGATGGCCGCAGGACGGTTGCCAGTGCCAGCAGGCGCACCGGCCTGCGCAGCGTTGAGTTGCGGCTCGATCCCGACGAGACCGGCCGGAGCTTTTATTTCGAGATCAATGGCATCCCGGTGTTCGCCAAGGGCGCCAACTTCATCCCGTTCGACATGTTCGAACCACGCGTGAGCGAGGCGCAACTGCGCCGCGTGCTGCAGTCCGCGGTCGACGCCAACATGAACATGGTCCGCGGCTGGGGCGGCGGTTATTACCCGAGCGATACCTTCTTCGACATCGCCGATGAGCTGGGCCTGCTGATATGGCAGGACTTCATGTTCGGCGGCGGCATGCAGCCGGCCTACGACCCCGAATTCCGCGCAAACGTGGTCGCCGAGGCCCGCGACCAGGTGCGACGCATCCGCAACCACCCCAGCGTGGTGCTGTGGTGCGGCAACAACGAAGAAGAGATCGCCTGGAAGAACTGGGGCCATGGCAAGACCCTGAAGGAAGCCGACCCCGTGTTCGCCGGGAAGGTCTGGGACGGCTACGTCCAGTTGTTCGGCCACGACCTGCGCCAGGTCGTCGCGGAAGAGGCCGGCGGCATCGCCTACTGGTCCAGCTCGCCCAGCGACGACCTCGCCGAAGTCGCCGACATCCCGACTGGCGGCAACATGCATTACTGGCAGATCTGGGGCAATCAGGCGCTTCCACCGGTGGCCTACCTCGACATCACCCCGCGCTTCATGGCCGAGTACGGCCTGCAGGGCTGGCCCGTCCAGCGCACCATCGATGCATTCGCCAGGCGCGAGGAACAGGGCATCGATACGCCGGTGATCGAGGCGCACCAGAAGTTCATGGCCGGCAAGGGCAACGAGCGCCTGCTGCATTACGTACGCATGGAATTCGGCGAGCCGAAGGACTTCGACGACTTCGTCTACCTGAGCCAGGTGACGCAAGCCGAGGGCATCGAACTGGCCGCGTTGCACCACCGCCGCAGCCGGCCGTACACGATGGGCACGCTGTACTGGCAGCTCAACGACGTATGGCCGGGCGCATCGTGGTCGAGCATGGATTGGTTCGGGCGCTGGAAGGCGCTGCACTTCCACGCCCGCCGCTTCTTCGCCCCGGTCGCCGTCTCCGCATTGCGCAAGGACGCAGAGACCCGCGTGCACCTGCTGTCCGATCGCACCCATGAATCGCAGGGCGAGCTGCGCATGCGGGTGATCGGGCTGGATGGCAACGTGCTTCGGGACGAACGGCAGTCGGTCACGCTGCCGCCGCTGTCATCGACACTGGTTGCGCACTACGCCGATACCGAGCTGCTGGGTGGTGCGGACCCGGCCACGACCGCGGTGGTGTTCGATCTCGAGGTCGAAGGCGAGCCACCGTCGCGCCGCGTGGTCTGGTTCAGCGCCGCGAAGGAAATCGACTGGAGCACTCCCGATCTTCAGACCGAGTTGAACCTGGACGGTGACGGCTACGTGCTCACGCTGCGCAGCAAATCGATCGCACGTGCGGTGTGGATCGACTTCGGCGACCTCGATGTCGAGCTGGCCGACAATGCGCTGACTTTGCTGCCGGGTGAAGCCATGACCGTCAGGATGACGTCTGCTGCAAGTCTGGACGCGCTTCATAGCGCACTGAGCGTGCGTTCGCTGGCCGACGCGGTGCGGTGA
- a CDS encoding tryptophan halogenase family protein encodes MSDNRIRNVVVVGGGSAGWMAAATLATYLGKGASIRLVESEEIGIVGVGEASVPHMKTFNSEMLGIKEVDFVTHTQGTFKLGIEFRNWGRIGDSYIHGFGKIGQGIGPLPFHQFWLKLFLAGRAADIGAYSLQTVAAPQGKFMVSPGNAPAGSPLSDIAYAYHFDAGLYARFLRNLSEKRGVKRTEGKIVDVIQRAEDGFIEAVLMEGGERIEGELFIDCSGFRGLLIEQALKTGYVDWSQWLPCDRAMAVPCENVGPPTPYTRSTALKAGWQWRIPLQHRTGNGYVYSSQHISDDEAAAALLTNLDGKALADPRALRFTTGMRRKFWNRNVIALGLASGFLEPLESTSIYLVQSGLGRLLSLFPGRDFDPLLAERFNRESTFEYERTRDFLILHYNATERDDTPFWDYCRTMPIPDTLREAIDLFRSDGRYFRNGEDFFALPSWVQVMLGQRIVPRGYHPIVDEMPEDDLVAHVEHMRQVIANCVTAMPLHQDFIDQYCKAPKT; translated from the coding sequence ATCAGCGACAACCGGATCAGGAACGTCGTTGTCGTCGGCGGCGGCAGCGCCGGCTGGATGGCGGCGGCGACGCTGGCCACCTACCTCGGCAAGGGCGCCTCCATCCGCCTGGTCGAATCCGAGGAAATCGGCATCGTCGGCGTGGGCGAGGCCAGCGTCCCGCACATGAAGACCTTCAACAGCGAGATGCTGGGCATCAAGGAGGTCGATTTCGTCACCCATACCCAGGGCACGTTCAAGCTGGGTATCGAGTTCAGGAACTGGGGCCGCATCGGCGACAGCTACATCCACGGCTTCGGCAAGATCGGCCAGGGCATCGGGCCGTTGCCGTTCCACCAGTTCTGGCTGAAGCTGTTCCTCGCCGGACGCGCGGCCGACATCGGCGCCTATTCGCTGCAGACCGTGGCGGCGCCGCAGGGCAAGTTCATGGTCAGCCCGGGCAACGCGCCCGCGGGCTCGCCGCTGTCCGACATCGCCTACGCCTATCACTTCGATGCCGGCCTGTACGCGCGCTTCCTGCGCAATCTTTCGGAAAAGCGCGGCGTGAAGCGCACAGAAGGCAAGATCGTCGACGTGATCCAGCGTGCCGAGGACGGCTTCATCGAAGCAGTCCTGATGGAAGGCGGCGAGCGCATCGAGGGCGAGCTGTTCATCGACTGCTCGGGCTTCCGCGGCCTGCTGATCGAGCAGGCGCTCAAGACCGGCTACGTCGACTGGAGCCAGTGGCTGCCCTGCGACCGGGCGATGGCCGTGCCGTGCGAGAACGTCGGCCCGCCGACGCCGTACACGCGTTCGACCGCGCTGAAGGCCGGCTGGCAGTGGCGCATCCCGCTGCAGCACCGCACGGGCAACGGCTATGTCTATTCGAGCCAGCACATCAGTGACGACGAGGCCGCCGCGGCCCTGCTCACCAACCTCGACGGCAAGGCGCTCGCCGACCCGCGCGCGCTGCGCTTCACCACCGGCATGCGCCGGAAGTTCTGGAACAGAAACGTGATTGCGCTGGGCCTGGCCAGCGGCTTCCTGGAACCGCTGGAATCGACCAGCATCTACCTGGTCCAGTCCGGCCTCGGCCGTTTGCTCAGTCTGTTCCCCGGCCGCGATTTCGATCCGCTGCTGGCCGAGCGCTTCAACCGCGAGTCCACGTTCGAATACGAACGCACCCGCGACTTCCTGATCCTGCACTACAACGCGACCGAGCGCGACGACACCCCGTTCTGGGACTACTGCCGCACGATGCCGATCCCGGACACCCTGCGCGAGGCCATCGACCTGTTCCGCAGCGACGGCCGCTACTTCCGCAACGGCGAGGACTTCTTCGCACTGCCGAGCTGGGTGCAGGTGATGCTCGGCCAGCGCATCGTGCCTCGCGGCTACCATCCGATCGTCGACGAGATGCCCGAGGACGATCTGGTCGCGCACGTCGAGCACATGCGCCAGGTAATCGCGAACTGTGTCACCGCGATGCCGCTGCACCAGGACTTCATCGACCAGTACTGCAAGGCGCCGAAGACATGA